A region of the Leptolyngbya sp. CCY15150 genome:
AACAAAAGTTTGTACGCCAATCATCTAGGAGTAGTCTCAGGACATAGGTCAAGGCGGTTGGTAGTGTGGTAGTCCTGAGATAGATGAGATTTGTGCAGGGAGGCGATCGTGACGACGCTACGGGTCAAAATTTGTGGCATTACTCAAGCAGACCAAGGGGCAGCGATCGCTCAGATGGGAGCGTCGGCCCTCGGGTTTATCTGTGTTCCCGACTCACCTCGCTACATTCCTCCCAAGCAAATTAGGGCGATCGCAGAGCCCTTACCTCCTGCCGTGGCCAGGGTTGGGGTATTTGTGAATGCTGACCTAGACACCATTAAAGACGTCGCCAGCATCGCGGGTTTGACGGCGATCCAGCTCCATGGCGATGAATCAAAAGACTTTTGTCAACGCCTACGCGATCGCTTACCCACGATGAAGCTGATCAAAGCCATGCAACTGCACGACGTTGATGCCCAAACCATGACTCAGCCCTACCTCGATGTCGTCGATACCCTATTGCTCGATGCTTACCATCCCACCCTGCGGGGTGGCACTGGTCATGCCCTCAACTGGGATGCCCTGCGACACTTTCATCCCCCCATTCCCTGGTTTCTCGCCGGAGGCATCAATCCCAACAACGTTCTAGAAGCTCTGGGAACGCTTTCACCCAACGGCATCGATTTATCCAGTGGCGTCGAACGCGCTCCCGGCGACAAGGCGATCGATCAAGTGGCGCTGCTCTTCAGTCGGCTGACTCTCCACGGCTATCAATGCCGCCGGGGAAAATAGGGCGGCGGCTCTTGGCATCAAACCGCTGATACCAAATGACATTTCCCAGCACCGTTACCCCCAAAACAATGCCACCGCCCACCCAGCCCAGCATGGGGTTATAACCACTGCGTGCCAAAG
Encoded here:
- a CDS encoding phosphoribosylanthranilate isomerase is translated as MTTLRVKICGITQADQGAAIAQMGASALGFICVPDSPRYIPPKQIRAIAEPLPPAVARVGVFVNADLDTIKDVASIAGLTAIQLHGDESKDFCQRLRDRLPTMKLIKAMQLHDVDAQTMTQPYLDVVDTLLLDAYHPTLRGGTGHALNWDALRHFHPPIPWFLAGGINPNNVLEALGTLSPNGIDLSSGVERAPGDKAIDQVALLFSRLTLHGYQCRRGK